The nucleotide sequence CCCCTCCGCCCACCCCAAGTCTAACAGCCCACGCGTCAGGGCAGCTTGGTCCCCTGGTAAACTGGGCCCATGCCGGAGGTTCGCGCCGAGCTTTTCATCCCCAAACCCCCTGCCGAGGTCTACCGGGCCGCCCGCGACCTGGCTGGGCTCAAGCCCTACCTGAAGGACGTGGAGACCCTGGAGGTGATCGAGGACCAAGGCACCACCTCCCGCACCCGCTTTGTGGCGGTGGCCATGGGCAAAAAGGTGCGCTGGATTGAGGAGGAGCGCTGGTTCGACGCCGAACTGCGCAACGAGTTCGAGAGCACCGAGGGGGACTTCGACCTCTACCGCGGCACCTGGAGCTTCCTGCCCGAGGGCGAGGGCACCCGGGCGGTGCTGTGGCTCGAGTACCAGCTCAACCTGCCCATCTTCGGGGGGCTGCTGCAAAAACTGGTGCACAAGCTCATGCAGGAAAACGTGGAGGGCCTCCTGGCCGGGCTCAAGGCGCGCTGCTTGGCGGCTTAGGCCCTGGCGCGCGTATACTCGTCTCATGGGCTCGAGGGCCGCCAGGGACCCGCACGGCCTCTGCATAACTATGCAGCCCGGAGCACTCCTATGCCGCTTCACCTGTACAACACCCTGACCCGCCGCAAAGAGGTCTTCGTGCCGACCACCCCGGGCCACGTGGGCATCTACGTCTGCGGCCCCACGGTCTACGCCGAGCCCCACCTGGGCCACGCCCGGGGGCCCATCGTCTACGACGTGCTAAGGCGCTGGCTGCGCCGGCTCGGCTACAAGGTGCGCTTCGTCTCCAATATCACCGACGTGGGCCACCTCACCGACGACGCCGACCAGGGCGAGGACAAAATCGCTCGCCGGGCGCGGCTCGAGCGGCTGGAGCCCATGGAGATAGCCGAGAAGTACATGTGGAGCTACTTCGACGAGATGCAGGCTCTGAACGTCCTGCGCCCGGACATCGCCCCCCGGGCCAGCGGCCACATCCCCGAGCAGATTGAGCTCACCCTGGCCCTGCTGGAGCGGGGCCACGCCTACGTGGCCAACGGCTCGGTCTACTTCCGGGTGCGCAGCTGGCCCAGCTTCGGCAAGCTCTCTAACCGCGACATCGAGGAACAGGAGGCCGGGGCCCGGGTAGAGGTGCGGGAGGAAAAGGAAGACCCGCGCGACTTCGCCCTGTGGAAGCGGGCCGAGCCTGGGCACATCATGCGCTGGAACTCGCCCTGGGGCATGGGCTTCCCGGGCTGGCACATCGAGTGCTCGGCCATGAGCCTCAAGTACCTGGGCGACGGCTTCGATATCCACGCGGGCGGCGTGGACCTGCAGTTCCCCCACCACGAGGCCGAAATCGCCCAGGCCGAGGCCGCCGGCCACGCCTTTGCCCGCTACTGGCTGCACCACTACCACGTGCTCCTGAACGGGCAGAAGATGGCCAAGAGCACCGGGCACTTCGTCACCCTGGCCGAACTCAGGGCCCGCTACGAACCCATGTACATCCGGCTCTACCTGCTCAGCAGCCACTACCGCAGCGTGCTGGACTTCACCGACGCGGGGCTGGAGGCCGCCAAGAACGGCTACCTGCGCCTTCTGAACGCCTACCGCGAGGTGCGCCGGCAACTGCCCTCGGCCCCACCCGGGCGGCATGAGGGCCTCGAAGAAGCCCTGGACAACCTGGAGCGGGAGTTCACCCAGGCCCTCAACGACGACCTCAACACCCCCCAGGCCCTCGCCGCTTTCTTCAACTTCGTGACCCAGCTCAACAAGGCCCTGCTCGAGCGCCCAGGCCGGGAGAGCCTACAGCGGGCCGAGCAGGCCTTCGCCGAACTTGGCGAGGGGGTGCTGGGGCTTTTCCCGTCCCGGGTGCTGGAAGCCCGGCTGGAAGGGGCCCTGCTGCAGGGGCTGGTCGAGCTTCTGCTGGAGGTGCGGGAGGAGGCCCGTAAGAACCGCAACTTTGCCCTGGCCGACCGGATCCGCGCTCGGCTGGGGGAGCTTGGGGTGGTGGTGGAGGACACCCGCGAGGGCCCCAAGTGGCGGGTGGAGCCCCCGCCCGCCCCCACAGCATAAAAAAGGCCCCCCCGAGGGGGGCCGGGCGGGTTCTGGAGCTACTCGCGGTTGGACATCATGATGGCGGCGTAGTGGAGCAGGGTGGCCACCGAGTTGGCCAGCGCCGCCACATAGGTCAGGGCTGCCGCGGTCAGCACCGCGCGGGCCCCGTCCATCTCGCTGCGGTCCAGCAGGTTCATCTTCTTGAGGATGTTCAGGGCCCGGTTGGAGGCGTCGAACTCAATAGGCAGGGTGATGAGCTGGAACAGAGCCGCCGCAGCAAAGAGCCAGAGGCCAATGCTCATGAGACCGGTGGCCTGCAGTAGCATTCCCGCCAGGAAGATCCAAGGGCCGAACATGCTGCCGATGTTGGCGATGGGCAGGATGCTGTGGCGCACCCGCAGCCAGGCATAGCTCTTGGCATCCTGGATGGCATGGCCCACCTCGTGGGCCGCCACCGCCAGCGCGGCCGCCGAGGGGGAGTGGAAGTTGGGCTCAGACAGACGAACCGCCTTGGCGATGGGGTCGTAGTGGTCGGTCAGGGCCCCCGGCACCATCTCCACCTTGACGTGGTGCAGGCCATAAGCGTCCAGAATGGCCCGGGCCACCTGCTCCCCGGTGGCCCCTCGGCTGTTGGCCACCCGGCTGTAGCGGGCGTAGGTGCGCTGCAACCAGAACTGGATGAACAGCGTCGCCACGAAGACCGCAATCATTAGAAAGAAAGTAATCGTCGTCATCCTTCCCTCCTATGCACTCAGGGTAGCAAACGCTAGATGAGCGCTCTGAGCCTCAGACCACGGGCCAGCGAAAAAAACAATCCCCAGCTTTTTCCGCTAGGCCCAGCTCGATTTTAGGGCATCCGGACAAAAAAGTATACCCTGCTAGGGCTGCAGCGGCTGGCTCCGCACGGTGAAGCGAAGAGCGGTGCGCTCCTCGTTTTCCAGCTCGAGCTTCACAAAAGCAGGCTTCACAATCAAGTCCAGGTTGTCGGGGGCGATGTAGCCCCGAGCGATGGCGATGGCCTTGACCGCCTGGTTTACCGCCTCGGGGCCGATGGCCTGCACCTCGACCTCGCTTTGGGAACGCAGCAGAGCGGCGATGGCACCTGCAACGGAGTTGGGACGTGACTTGCCGGATACGCGCAGCGTTTCCACAAAACCTCCTCGGCGTTACGCTTCTTTTGCATTGTAGGAGAGGGCAGCAGCCCATGTCAAGAAAATGCGCTCACAAACGGCTTTGCCCCCGCTTGACACCTGACATAACCCTGAGCGGGGTTTTCTTGCCGCCATTCCATATTGACGCTAAAACAGGAGGGGCGTATACTGCTCCAAATCTTCGCATAACCTTGCGAAGATTTCTTCCCCCCACACACCTGTTGCTTCTCGGAGGTCGCAAGTGAGATTTAGCCAAGCCTACCCTGGTATACCAACAGGACGCGACGCCTGCGGCATCATCGCCATTGCCGAAAAGAGCGCTCGCCCGAGCCACGCCAACGTGCAGCGCACTTTGGAGAGCCTCTACAAGATGGCGCACCGGGCCGGTCTCATCCGGGGGGAAGGCGACGGTACTGGCATCCAAACCGACCTCCCGCGTGAGCTATGGGCCGCCTACCTCTACGAGGCCGGCCTAGACAGCAACCTCGCCCAAAACCCCCGCTTCTTCGTGGGGCACTTTTTCATCCCCAAAAGCGAGGGGGCGCGGGTCCAGGAGCTCTTCGACCTCTTCCGGGTAGAGGGCTCCAAGCGAGGCATCAAGCTCCTCCTGGAGCGGCGGGGCGAGACCAACAGCAGCGTGCTGGGGCCGGTGGGCAGGCGCACCGAGCCCCTCTTCTACCAGGTGGCCGGTCTCTCCACCGATGGCGACGGTCCTCTTTGGGAGCTGGGCCTCCTTTTGGAGGAACGCTTCCCGGTGCACGTGGTCTCCCTCTCCACCGCCACCGTGGTCTACAAGGTGCGGGGTTCGGCGGAAATCCTGAAGCGCTACTACCCCGAGCTCTCCCGCGCCGAGTACAAATCCACCCTCACCTTGGGCCACAACCGCTACTCCACCAACACCCTCTCCACCTTCGAGCAGGTGCAGCCCTTCGGGCTGCTGGGTCACAACGGCGAGATCAACACCATCGAGCGCCTGCGGCGCGAGGGGCGGTTTTTGGGCATCCCCCTTACCGGGGGCTCCGACTCGCAGGACCTCAACCGCATCCTGGAGGGGCTGCTCTACCGCTTTGGCCTCTCGCTGCCGGAGGCCATAGATCTGGTCTTCCCTCCGGTCCTGGGCGAGATCAAGAACTACTCCCCCGCTCTGCAGGACCTCTACATGAACCTGCGCCAGCGCTTCGGGCCCTTAGCCCAGGGACCTGCTGCTTTGGTCACCCGCCACCGCGACGAGGCGGTCTTCGGTACCGATGCCATGGGGCTCAGACCGCTGTGGTTCGTGGAAACCGAAAGCGAGTACGTCTTCAGCTCCGAGCGGGGGGTTTTCACGGTGGAGGAGTTCGTGGCCGAACCGCGCCCCTTTGCCCCAGGAGAGAAGATGTACCTGCGGCTCACGCCGGAAGGGGCCCGGCTGTATCCCTTTGACCGCCATCAGCGGCAGGTGCTGGAGCGCATCCTGACCAAGACCCAGAACCTGGAGGGCTATCGGGTCCACCTGGCTGGTCCCCGCTACGCCGCCCCACCCCCCCTGGCCGGAGGGGCCGAGACCCAGGTGGAGGAAAAGCCTGCCCCCCCCTCGCTCGGGCTCGAGCGGGCCTACGGCTTCGACCGCTGGGATGGAAGCTACCTGGAGGCCCTGGCCGAGTCGGGCAACGAGCCCATCGGCTCGCTGGGCTACGACGGGCCCCTGGCAGCCCTGAACCCCGAAAAACCCAACCTCTCGGAGTTTCTCAAGGAGACCGTGGCCGTGGTGACCAACCCGGCCATCGACCGGGAGCGCGAGATAGAGCACTTCTCCACCCGTACCATCCTGGGCCGGCGGCCCATGCCGGATGGGCGGGGGGCGGGGCACGTGGAGGAGCTGGTGGTGCCCCTCCTGCTGGAGGAGACCAGCCCGGCCGTGGCCGCGATCGCCCAGGGCCAGGGCACCCTGACCTACGAGGAGGCTTTGCGCCGCTTCCGCCACGCAGTGCTTCTGTCGCAGTTCTCGGTGGAGGAGGGAATTGCCGCCGGGCTCAAGCGCTTGAAGGAAGCTGCGGTGGAGGCCGTGCGGGCCGGGGCTGAGCTTCTGGTGCTTTCGGACCGGGGCGCGTTTGAGGGAGGGGTCTGGCTCGACATCTACCTGGCCCTGGCGGCTGTTGGACAGGCGCTGGAAGAGGCCCGCGACGAAGAGGGCATCTCGCTGCGCCGTCGCACCTCCATCCTGGTCCACTCCGGAGGGGTGCGCAACCTGCACGACGTGGCGGTCTGCCTGGGCCTGGGGGCCGACGCGGTAGCCCCCTGGCTGATGCAGCAGAAGGCCCAGGCAGCCAAGGGCATCCTGGGGCTGCAAAACCTGCTCGAGGGCCTCAAAAAGGGCCTGGAGAAGGTGATATCCACCATGGGCATCCACGAGGTGCGCGGCTACGGGCGCATCTTCAGCGCCATCGGGCTCAAACCGGAGCTGGCCCAGGCCCTGGGGGTGCGCAACTTCCTGGGCTCGGACAAGGCCGGGTATGGCCTATTGGAGCTCGAGCGCACCGCCTTGGAGCGTTTGAACCTGCTCAACGCCGAAAAGGTGCCCCCAGCCAAGGACTTCCGCTTCAACTCCCGCATCTTCAAGGCTGCGCTGGAGGTGGCCACCGGCCAATCCCCCTACGCCCACTTCCAGGAGAAGGTGCGGGGGCTCGAGCAGGAATCGCCGGTGGCCGCCCGGCAGCTCCTGGGCATCCGCCTGGCCGAGAAATCCCCGGTGAGCCCGGAAGAGGTGGACCTCTCCGTGGGCGGCCACTCTCTGCCCTTCGTAATCACCGCCATGAGCTTTGGCTCCCAGGGCGAGGCCAGCTTCCGGGCCTACGTAGAGGCAGCCAAGAAGCTCAACATGGTCTGCATTAACGGCGAGGGCGGGGAAATTCCCGACATGCTGGGCAAGTACACCCACTGGCGGGGCCAGCAAGTGGCCTCGGGTCGCTTTGGAGCCCACGCCTACATGCTCAACTCGGCCAGCTTCATCGAGATCAAGATCGGGCAGGGGGCCAAGCCAGGGGAAGGGGGGCACCTACCCGGCAAGAAGGTCACCGCCAAGGTGGCCGCGGCTCGCAACGCGGTGCCCGGGGTAGACCTGATCTCCCCCTCCAACAACCACGACCTCTACTCCATCGAGGACCTGGCCCAGCTCATCGAGGAGCTCAAGACCGTCAACCCCGCGGCCAAGGTCTCGGTCAAGGTGCCGGTAATCCCCGGCATCGGCACCATCGCGGTGGGCATCGCCAAAGCCGGGGCCGACGTGATCGCCCTCTCCGGCTTCGAAGGGGGCACCGGGGCGGCCCGCTGGCATGCGCTGAAGTACGCCGGTCTTCCGGTGGAAATCGGGGTGCGCCGGGCCCACCGGGCCCTGGTGCGGGCTGGCCTGCGCGACAAGGTGGAGCTCTGGGCCGACGGAGGGCTCAAGACGGCCTACGATGTGCTGCGCATGGTGCTTCTGGGGGCCGACCGGGTGGGCATGGCCACCATGGCCATGGTGGCCATCGGCTGCACCATCTGCCGCCAGTGCCAGACCGACACCTGCCACGTGGGCATTGCCACCCAGATTGAGACGGTAGAGCAGGCCCAGGCCCACGGCCTCAAGCGCTTCGTGCCGCAGGAGCTGGAGCGGGCCACCGAGCAGCTCGTGACCTTTTTCAAGGCCAAGGGAGAGGAGCTGAGGAGGCTGGTGGCCGCTCTGGGGGCCCAGAGCCTGCGCGAGCTGGTGGGGCGGAGCGACCTCCTGGTGCAAGAGGGGCACACCGAGGACCTGGACCTGAGCTACTTCTTCGAGCCCGTGGCCGCCCCCGACTGGCTGCGCGAGCGCGCCGCCCACATCCTGCGCAAACCCCTCAACCAGCTCACCCGCTCCATCACCGAGGTGGTCACCGCAGCCTATGCCGCCGGCGAGCGCGAGCTGGTGTTCCAGGAGGGCCCCGTGGGCTCCACTGACCGTGCGCTGGGCACCCATCTGGCCGGGGAGATCGCCCGCCGCCGACTCTACGGCAAGGGCTGGGACGCCCGGGTGGAGCTCCGCTTCGACGCCGGAAGCGTGGCCGGCAACGGGATCGCCGCCTTCAACGTAGAAGGGCTGGACATCGTGGTGGAAGGGGGCGCGCAGGACGGCATCGCCAAGAACGCCTTTGGCGGACGGGTGGCCATCCTCAAAGGGCGCAACCCCTACGGCCAGTACGTGGACGGCTCGGTGGGCAAGTCCTTCGCCTACGGGGCCATCGGCGGCCTGCTGATTGTGGAGGGGCAGGCCGACAGCCGCTTCTGCATCCGGCTTTCCGGGGCCGATGTGGTGCTGGGGGGTGAGCCCGACCGCCCGGTGCAGGACGAGCTGGGCAACATCGCCGCGCGGGCCCAAGCCAAGGGCTTCGCCTTTGAGTACATGACCCGGGGGCGGGCGGTGGTGCTGGGCGACCCCGGGCCCTGGATCTGCTCGGGCATGACCGGTGGCCGGGTCTACCTGCGCTACTGGCCGGAGATGGGCCTCACCGAGGAGGCCATGCAGCGGCGGCTGGCCAAGGGGGCCCGGGTGGTCATCCAGAAGCTGGACGAGCGGGGTGTGGCCGACGTGCGCGAGCTGATGAGCGCTTACCTGGACGCCCTGCGCGCGGCCGAGCGGGAGGAGAAGGCCGAGCGGCTGCTCCGCCTCCTGGCCGACCCCGCGGCCCACTTCCGCATGGTGGTGCCGGTGAACCAGCAGGTGGCCCAGGAGGTGAGCACCGAGTAGGGGTAGAATGGGCCGGCGTGGAGGTTGAGGCCCTGCTAGAAAAGCTCCTGGCCCGCACGGGTCTGCGCGAGCCGCATGTGGCCATGCTGCGGCGGCTCGAGCCCCTCATGTCCCCCCTGGCGCCCGAGGTCGCCCTGGCCTTCTACGACTACCTGGGGCGCGACCCCGAGATGCACCAGATCCTCTGGGGCACCCCGGGCCGGGTAGAGCGGCTTTACCGCACCTTCGCCGCCTGGTACCGCGACATCTTCTCCGGAAACTACGACACCGCCTACGCCAAGCGGCGCTTTCGCATCGGCCTGGTGCATGCCCACGTGGGGGTGCGGCCCGAGCATGTGCTTCCTGCGGCAGGCATTGTGCAGGAGCTGACCCTCGAGCACCTGCGGCAGGCCCTGCGCGGCAGCGAGGTCTTTTTGGCCATCGAGTCCTTCGAGAAGATTATGGCCGTGGAGATGGCCCTGATGGAGGAGAGCTACCTCTGGGCCCTGGTGGAGGGGCTCAAGCACACCCAGGAGGTGCGGGAAGCCGCGCGGCTGGGGGCCCGCATCCTGCTGGAGGCCCCATAGGCGTATGATGGGGCGGTGGTACGGGCCATCCTCTTCGACCTGGACGAGACCCTGATCCTCGACCACCCCGTCTCGCACCACGCTCTGCGAAGCTGTGCCCTATACGCAAGCTCCTGGTACAGCCTGGACACCGACCGGCTGGTGCAGGCCGCCGAAGAGGCCGCTCTCCGGCTCTGGCAGACCTCCCCGGTCTACGCCTACACCCAGCGCATCGGCCACAGCGCGGGAGAGGGGCTCTGGGCCCGCTACACGGTGCAGACCCACCCCGCCCTCAAAACCCTCCACGACTGGGCCCCCGGCTTCCGGGTGGCGGTGTGGCAGGAGGCCCTGGCGGACCAGGGCATCCACGATGAGGCGCTGTGCGAGGCCCTGGCCTGCCGCTACCTGGGGGCACGCCGGCTATTTCCCCGCTATCCCGAGGTGGACGCACTGCTGAAGGCCCTTCGGGGCTACAGGCTGGGCTTGGTGACCAATGGGGTGCCGGATCTGCAGCGGGAGAAGCTGGAGGGCGCCCTGCTGGAGCAGTACTTCGAGGTGGTGGCGGTCTCGGGGGAGCTGGACATGGGCAAGCCCGAGCGGGGCATCTTCGAGTGGGCCTGTCAGGGGCTGGGGGTGGAGCCGGCCGAGTGCGTGATGGTGGGGGACAACCCCGAGCGGGATGTGGCCGGAGCGATACAGGCCGGGATGCGCTCGGTCTGGGTGAAGCGGGGCTTCAAGCCCCGGGACCCCCGCTACCGGGCCGACCTCGAGGTAAAAAGCCTGCTGGAGCTTTTGCCCTGGCTAGCGCAGGGCCTTTAGGGCCAGCTTGATGAGCTCCTGGGTGCTGGCCCCGGGGTTCTTCCGGGCCAGCTCCGCCACCACGCTGCGCACCTGGCCCTCCCGGAAACCCAGCGTCAAAAGGGCCAGCTCGGCCTCCTCGGCCTGGGGGGTGCGCACCAGTCCCTTGCCTTCGCCGAGCAGATGGGGCGGGATCCTTCCCTTGAGCTCCAGGGCCATCCGCTCGGCGAGCTTCCGACCCACCCCCGGGGCGGCTGTAAGGAGGCGCAGGTCGCCCTCGGCCAGGGCCCGGGCCAGCAAGGCCGGGCTCTGGGCCGAGAGCAGGCTCAACGCCACCCGGGGGCCCACCCCCGAGACCGAGAGCAAAAGCTCGAAAAGCTCCAGGCTTTGCTCGTCCGGGAAGCCGTACAGGGCCAGCTCATCCTCGCGCACCACCAGCCGGGTGTAAAAAGCCGCCTCCTGGCCCTCGGCCAACCCGGCCAGGGCGGGGGCTGGACAACCCACCTCGAGCCCCACCCCCCCCACCAGCAGCACCACGCTGCTGGGGCCTTTTTTCAGCACCGTACCCTTGAGGTAGCGCACCACAGCCTAGCGGCCCTGAAAGCGCGGGGGGCGCTTTTCGTAGAAGGCCTGGACCCCCTCCTGGTGGTCCTCGGTGCGCCCCGCCACCTCCTGGAGCAAAGCCTCGTACTCCAGCATCTCCTCCAGGGTGGCGCTGGCGCTCCGGCGCAGGGCCCGCTTGATGAGGCCATAGGTCTTGGTGGGGCCCTGGGCCAGCTCCTGGGCCAGCCGGGCCACCTCTTCTGCGAAGGACTCCGCCGGCACCACCCGGTTGACCAGGCCCAAGGCCCTGGCCTCCTCGGCCCCCAGCCGGGGCGAGAGGGCCGCCAGCTCAAAGGCCCGGGCATAGCCCACCAGCCGGGGCAGGTAGTAGTTCATACCCGCATCGGGAATCAGGCCTATCCGGCTAAAGCCGGTGGTGAAGAAGGCGTCCGAGGCGGCCACCCGCAGATCGCAGGCCAGGGCCAGCGAGAGCCCTGCCCCCGCCGCTGCCCCGTGGATGGCTGCCACCACCGGCTTCTCCAGGCTGGCGATGCCCTCCACCACCCCCTGGTAGTTGCGCAGATGGCCTTTGTAGGAGATGCGCTGCCCCTCGAACTCGCGCAGGTCCTGCCCCGAGCAGAACCCCCGGCCTGCCCCGCGCAGCACCACCACCCGCACCTCCGGGGCCGTCGCCTCCTTGGCAAAGGCTCTGGCCAGCTCCCGCAGCAGCTCGGTGGTGAGGGCGTTGATGGCCTCGGGCCGGTTCAGGGTAAGGGTCAGAATGCCGTCCTGCAGCTCGCGCAAAAGCACCATACTAGCGTCCTTTCCAAACCGGCTTCCGTTTCTCCACAAAAGCCCGGGTTCCCTCGGCCTTGTCCTCGCTGCCGAAGGCCAGGAGGAACTGGGCCCGCTCGAAGGCCAGGCCCTCCTCGAGGCCCACCTCGAGCGCCTGCCCCACCGCCTCCTTGGCCAGCCGCGCAGCAAGCGGCGCCCGCTCGGCCATGGCCTGGGCCAGCTCCAAGGCCTCCTCTAGGTAGAGCTCCACCGGCACCACCCGGTTCACCAAACCATGCCGCAAAGCCTCCCAGGCCGTGAGCACCCGACCGGCCAGGATTACCTCCAAAGCCAGGTATTTTCCCACTTGTCGGGTCAGGCGCTGGGTTCCCCCGCCGCCGGGAATGAGGCCCAGGTTAATCTCCGGCTGGGCAAAGCGGGCCGTCTCGGAGGCCACGATGACGTCGCAGAGCATGGCCAGCTCGCACCCCCCTCCGTAGGCGTACCCCGAGACCGCGGCCACCAGGGGCTTGCGGGCCCTGCGCAAAACCTCGTAGGCCGAGGCGCGCTCCCCCTTGAGAAGCTCAGGGAGGCTGGTCTGCTGGAACTCCAGGATATCCGCCCCAGCCGCAAAGGCCCGCTCGTTGCCGGCAATCACTATGGCGCCAATGGCCTCGTCCTCATCAAAGGCCCGTACCGCCCGGGCCAGCTCGCCCAGCATGGCGCTGCTCAGGGCGTTGAGCTGCTGGGGCCGGTTGAGCTGCACCAGCCCCACCCGGCCCCGGCTTTCTACTCGGATGCTTTGGTACATGGCTGCTACAGAGGAAAACGCTCGTTCTCCCAAACGTCGATGAAAGCAGTGCCAGCAGCCAGCCGGGCGCTGTGGAGCACCCCGGCGGGAATGTGGTAGTAGTCCCCCTTGCGAAAGACCCGCTTTTCTCCCCCAATGGTGAACTCCACCTCGCCCTCCAGCACCACCCCCCACTGCCCCTCGTGGGCGTGCTCGGGCACAAAGGTCTCCTCGGCCACCTGGGCAAACCCCACCTGGCCCTTGTAGCCCGAAAGAACCGCCATCCGCAGGCCAGGCCAAAGCTCTACCTGTTTGAAGGCTGCAAACCACTCAGGGAAAACCATAAGGACCCCGGCTATAGCTTACACTCTTGCACCGAGGCTACGGCCATTTCCAGGCTGGCCTTGTCCAGCGGCACCACCTCGCCCAAGCGCAGGTAGACGAGCCGCACCAGGGGCTCTATCCCCCAGCCCTGCCGCACCGCCTGTAGGTAGATCCCAAGCTGGAAGTGGTACTGCTCGGGGTTTTTCTCCTGGTCGGTCTTGTAGTCCTCCAGGTACCAGGTCTCCCCCACCCGGTACAGCCGGTCGATGACCCCCTGCCAGACCGTAGAACCCAGGGGCAGGGCCACCCCCAGCTCGGCGTGGTCCTCCTCGCGGGGCCAGGGCAGCTTCTCGCCGAGGAGCTGGTGATAGCTCTGCAAAAGCGCCCGGACCTCGGCCATGATGCCCTCCCGCTCCTCGGGGCCGAAGGGGAACATCACCTCCTGGGCCTCGAGGCTGGCCATCTCCAGGGGGTTATCGGGATGCCAGTGCTGGGCGATGGCGTAGTGCACCAGCGTTCCCACAGCCCGCGCCCGGCCCGGCCGCTCCTCGCCCTCCTCGGGGTCGGGCAGGGGCAGGGGCTCGGCCTCGAGGCGCTTGTAGGCCGAGGGGGAAAAGAGCGGCGGAAAGGGCTCTGGCTCGAACCGCTGCGCGGTCCAGGGGGAGGGCGGGGGAGGCTCGGGCGGAGGGGGGGGCTGCTCAAAGCCAAGCCTCCGGTAGGGCCAGGTTTTCAGCATGAAATCGGGCCGGTCATAGGGTTTGGCGTTGGGCCCCAGGCCCATCTCGGCCAGCACCCCTGCCCAGCCCTCCGGCCCCCGCTTGCCCACGCTTCCCGTGAGCAGCAGCACGTCGCGGGCCCGGGAGACCGCCACGTAAAAGAGCCGGTAGCTTTCCTCCTCGGCCAGGGCCCGGGCCTCTTCCCTGAAGGCCTCGAAGCAGGGGGTGCCTCGCAAAGCCAGCTCCTGGACGGGTCCGTCCTCGGCCTCCCGTCTTTTCAGGTACAGGGGGTCGCTCCTTTTGTCGAGGCCCCGCCCCAGGTCGAAGACCGCCACCAGCGGCCACTCCAGCCCCTTGGCCCGGTGCACGGTGAGGATCTGCACCCCTTCCCCCGACTGGGGCACATCGCCGGCCTCGGCCTGGTGGGAAAGCTGCTCCAGGCGCTCCAGCAGGCCCTCCAGGCTCTGGGGCGGCCTGGGGGCGAAATAAAACAGCAGGGCGTCCACATTCTCCCGCGCGCGGGGCGTGAGGAAGTCCTGGTAGGCCCTGCCCCCTATAAGGGGGTCCCGCACCAGGCGCTTGAGGGCCTCCAAGGGGGCGTGCTGCCGCAAAAGCTCCCGGATACGCTGGAGCCGCTCGTACAGCTCGGGATAGCGCTGAAGCCCTGCTAAGGGCTCCCGCGCCCTGAGCAGCTCCTCTACCTCGGCCAGGGCCAGCGGCCTCAGGCCCACCTGGCCGAAGGGGCTGCGCAAAAAGGCCGCCAGGGAGACCAGTCCTTCCGGATTCAGGGCCAGCCTGAGCGCGTGGTAGAGGTCGCGGACCTCCAGGCGCTCGTAGTAGCCCCGCCCTTGCAGCAGCACGTAGGGGATCTGGGCTTTTTGAAAGGCGGCCTCGAGGTAGGGCACGCTGGCGTAGGACCGCACCAGCACGGCCATCTGGCTGTAGCCCACCCGGGCGGAGAGCTCCTTCAGCCGCCCGGCCAGGACCCAGGCCTCGTAGACCCGGGCTTCGTCCAGGCTGGGGGCCCCCTCGACCCAGTGAATCTCGAGCCGCCCTTGCTCTTCCCGCACCCCCTCCACCGGAGGGGCCTCCTCAGGGCTGAACCCCTGCCCCCTCTCGGCCAGGTGCTGGGTCAGGCGGTTCAGAAAACGCACCAAAAGCTGGCTGTGCCGGTAGGTCCGGTTCAGAGGGGCCATCCGCTCCCCCTCCCGCAGAGCCCGGCGAAACTCCTCCACGTCGGCGTCACGGAAGGCGTAGATGGACTGCTTGGGGTCGCCCACCGCC is from Meiothermus sp. QL-1 and encodes:
- a CDS encoding type II toxin-antitoxin system RatA family toxin, whose product is MPEVRAELFIPKPPAEVYRAARDLAGLKPYLKDVETLEVIEDQGTTSRTRFVAVAMGKKVRWIEEERWFDAELRNEFESTEGDFDLYRGTWSFLPEGEGTRAVLWLEYQLNLPIFGGLLQKLVHKLMQENVEGLLAGLKARCLAA
- the cysS gene encoding cysteine--tRNA ligase — encoded protein: MPLHLYNTLTRRKEVFVPTTPGHVGIYVCGPTVYAEPHLGHARGPIVYDVLRRWLRRLGYKVRFVSNITDVGHLTDDADQGEDKIARRARLERLEPMEIAEKYMWSYFDEMQALNVLRPDIAPRASGHIPEQIELTLALLERGHAYVANGSVYFRVRSWPSFGKLSNRDIEEQEAGARVEVREEKEDPRDFALWKRAEPGHIMRWNSPWGMGFPGWHIECSAMSLKYLGDGFDIHAGGVDLQFPHHEAEIAQAEAAGHAFARYWLHHYHVLLNGQKMAKSTGHFVTLAELRARYEPMYIRLYLLSSHYRSVLDFTDAGLEAAKNGYLRLLNAYREVRRQLPSAPPGRHEGLEEALDNLEREFTQALNDDLNTPQALAAFFNFVTQLNKALLERPGRESLQRAEQAFAELGEGVLGLFPSRVLEARLEGALLQGLVELLLEVREEARKNRNFALADRIRARLGELGVVVEDTREGPKWRVEPPPAPTA
- a CDS encoding zinc metallopeptidase — its product is MTTITFFLMIAVFVATLFIQFWLQRTYARYSRVANSRGATGEQVARAILDAYGLHHVKVEMVPGALTDHYDPIAKAVRLSEPNFHSPSAAALAVAAHEVGHAIQDAKSYAWLRVRHSILPIANIGSMFGPWIFLAGMLLQATGLMSIGLWLFAAAALFQLITLPIEFDASNRALNILKKMNLLDRSEMDGARAVLTAAALTYVAALANSVATLLHYAAIMMSNRE
- a CDS encoding stage V sporulation protein S, which translates into the protein METLRVSGKSRPNSVAGAIAALLRSQSEVEVQAIGPEAVNQAVKAIAIARGYIAPDNLDLIVKPAFVKLELENEERTALRFTVRSQPLQP